A genomic region of Sarcophilus harrisii chromosome 6, mSarHar1.11, whole genome shotgun sequence contains the following coding sequences:
- the LOC100931878 gene encoding olfactory receptor 10AG1-like has translation MERSNVTFVVEFILLGFSDLPNLRSLLFGIFLVIYMSILLGNGLLIIITKMNPALQTPMYFFLGNFSFLEICYTSVTLPRILRDIWTQKGNIPFLSCALQICSLYILGIAECLLLAVMAYDRYVAICKPLYYPLIMNHKTCVQLVLASWITATPAQIGLTYQIFSLNFCGSNKLNHIFCDTPPLLEVACGDTSQKELLIFLNTVFFVMVPFFFTLISYVKIITTILKLPSTSGKSKAFSTCSSHLIVVCLFFGSGSIVYLRPKSSHSAKSDKVFSLFYTTVIPLLNPLIYSLRNKDVIAALRKLLPK, from the coding sequence atggaaagaagCAATGTTACATTTGTGGTGGAATTCATTCTCCTGGGATTTTCTGACCTTCCCAACCTTCGAAGTctcttatttggaattttcttagtcATCTATATGAGTATACTTCTAGGAAATGGCCTGCTCATTATTATAACTAAGATGAATCCTGCTCTTCAAACCCCCATGTACTTTTTCCTTGGAAACTTTTCCTTCTTGGAAATCTGTTACACATCAGTCACTCTCCCTAGAATACTAAGAGATATTTGGACTCAGAAGGGAAATATTCCATTCCTGTCCTGTGCTTTGCAAATTTGCTCCCTTTATATTCTAGGAATTGCAGAGTGCTTACTCCTGGCTGTGATGGCTTATGACAGATATGTAGCCATCTGTAAGCCTCTTTACTATCCTCTCATCATGAATCATAAGACATGTGTCCAGTTAGTGCTCGCCTCCTGGATCACAGCAACACCAGCCCAGATAGGACTCACATACCAGATTTTCTCTCTGAACTTTTGTGGTTCTAACAAACTCAATCATATTTTTTGTGATACTCCACCATTACTGGAGGTTGCTTGTGGGGACACATCTCAGAAAGAACTTTTGATCTTTCTTAATACTGTCTTTTTTGTcatggttccttttttttttacactcaTATCCTATGTCAAAATTATCACCACCATCCTGAAGCTACCATCAACTTCAGGGAAATCCAAAGCCTTTTCTACTTGTTCTTCTCACCTTATAGTTGTATGTTTATTCTTTGGGTCTGGTAGTATTGTGTATTTGCGTCCCAAATCCAGTCATTCAGCCAAATCTGACAAAGTCTTCTCCCTTTTCTATACTACTGTGATTCCACTGTTAAACCCCTTGATATATAGCCTGAGGAATAAGGATGTAATTGCTGCACTGAGAAAACTTCTTCCAAAATGA